A genomic region of Tamandua tetradactyla isolate mTamTet1 chromosome 2, mTamTet1.pri, whole genome shotgun sequence contains the following coding sequences:
- the EBNA1BP2 gene encoding putative rRNA-processing protein EBP2, with translation MDTPPVSGSDSDSDDSLVTDRELQDAFSRGLLKPGLNVVLEGPKRAVNNVTGLKQCLTEFKRDLEWVERLDVTLGPVPDVSEPQSTPQNKDQKAVDPEDDFQREMSFYRQAQAAVLAVLPRLHQLKVPTKRPTDYFAEMAKSDQQMQKIRQKLQTKQAAMEKSEKAKQLRALRKYGKKVQTEVLQKRQREKAHMMNAIKKYQKGFSDKLDFLEGDQKPVARGRKEGTKGQQMKKGPNAKRRYKNQKFGFGGKKKGSKWNTRESYDDVSSFRAKTAHGKGLKRPGKKGSNKRPGKRTREKMKSRTR, from the exons ATGGATACTCCTCCGGTCTCGGGTTCGGATTCGGATTCCGATGATTCTCTTGTCACAGACAGGGAG TTGCAGGATGCGTTCTCCCGAGGGCTCCTGAAGCCAGGCCTCAATGTCGTGCTAGAGGGGCCGAAGAGGGCCGTGAACAACGTG ACTGGCTTGAAACAGTGTTTGACTGAATTCAAGAGGGATCTGGAATGGGTTGAGAGACTTGATGTGACCCTGGGTCCGGTGCCGGACGTCAGTGAACCTCAGTCAACACCGCAGAACAAGGATCAGAAAGCTGTTGACCCAGAAGATGACTTTCAGCGGGAGATGAGTTT CTACCGCCAGGCCCAGGCTGCAGTGCTTGCAGTGTTACCCCGCCTCCATCAGCTTAAAGTTCCTACCAAGCGACCCACTGATTATTTTGCAGAGATGGCCAAATCTGATCAGCAGATGCAGAAG ATTCGACAGAAGCTGCAAACTAAACAGGCTGCCATGGAGAAGTCTGAAAAGGCGAAGCAACTGCGAGCACTTAGGAAATATGGAAAGAAG GTGCAAACAGAGGTTCTTCAGAAGAGGCAGCGGGAGAAAGCACATATGATGAATGCCATTAAGAAGTATCAGAAAG GCTTCTCTGATAAGCTGGACTTCCTTGAGGGAGATCAGAAACCTGTTGCAcggggcaggaaggaaggaaccaAGGGCCAGCAGATGAAGAAGGG ACCCAATGCCAAACGACGCTATAAAAACCAGAAGTTTGGTTTTGGTGGAAAGAAGAAAGGCTCCAAGTGGAACACTCGCGAGAGCTATGATGATGTATCCAGTTTCCGGGCCAAGACAGCTCATGGCAAGGGCCTCAAGAGGCCTGGAAAAAAAGGATCAAAT AAGAGACCTGGGAAACgaacaagagagaaaatgaagagcaGAACACGTTAA